A single region of the Ziziphus jujuba cultivar Dongzao chromosome 10, ASM3175591v1 genome encodes:
- the LOC132799625 gene encoding uncharacterized protein LOC132799625 yields the protein MDSVVDMLDKETEVMGMKKKRNSVSCREYYSYKLQIRSLNDSMILHIGRLLQQFVGDMYVKLETSRLDYFRKNQTEIRAELYQGIMDSVDVGETRGIKVGRRIILPSTFIGGPRDMRRRRRDDGCKVKVRRSVLDNRWVVPYNPYLLAKFDCHINVEICSTIKTVKYLYKYIYKGHDKVAMNIKSFKNDEDIDEIHSFQSARWISPPEAMWRIYGFSLNEMHPHVMTLQIHLENKQMMSFKNSVNLQSVVNNDFFAKTMLTEYFVMNRVKVNSRQLLYREFPAHYVWSSQFKTWNIRKRCDVVGRIVNVNPFDHERYYLRLLLNHVRGATSFDDLKCVNGVQCLSYRDAALLHGLLESDNGFELCLEEASLYQMPYSLRRLFATLLVYCSPSNPRDLWIKYEKALSDDFKYLNYSDRVKRSKVLGHINIILESMGKTLADYDLLEFDIDDNDIHDDNREISEQLSIVINDDDIACAQSLNIEQKYAYEQILDKVFSKVPGLFFIDGPSGSRKTFLYKTILAAVRSKGLIALATAYSGVAASILPGGRTAHSRFKIPLVMEEHNTCHVSKQSGLAKFMKDASLIVWDEAPMVKKEAIESLDKMLQDINECDLLFGGKVVVFCGDFRQVLPVVPKGTREEVINSSLVYSYYGQNYIK from the exons ATGGATTCTGTTGTAGACATGCTTGATAAGGAAACAGaag TGATgggaatgaagaagaaaagaaatagcgTTTCATGTCGTGAGTATTATTCTTATAAGTTGCAAATTAGATCACTAAATGATTCGATGATTTTGCATATAGGACGTCTTTTGCAACAATTTGTTGGAGATATGTATGTAAAATTAGAAACTTCTAGGCttgattattttagaaaaaatcaaACTGAAATTCGTGCTGAATTGTATCAAGGAATTATGGATAGTGTTGATGTTGGAGAAACTAGGGGCATAAAAGTTGGTCGAAGAATTATATTGCCTTCTACTTTTATTGGTGGTCCTAGAGATATGCGTAGAAG AAGACGTGATGATGGTTGTAAAGTTAAGGTTAGAAGATCTGTTCTAGATAATCGATGGGTGGTTCCTTACAATCCTTATCTGCTTGCAAAGTTTGACTGCCACATAAATGTTGAAATATGTTCTACAATAAAGactgttaaatatttatataaatatatatacaaaggacATGATAAAGTTGCAATGAATATAAagtcatttaaaaatgatgaagATATTGATGAAATACATAGTTTTCAGTCTGCTAGATGGATATCACCGCCTGAAGCGATGTGGAGAATTTATGGCTTTTCTTTAAATGAAATGCATCCACATGTAATGACATTACAAATTCATTTGGAAAATAAGCAAATGATGAGTTTCAAGAATTCTGTTAATTTACAATCTGTTGTGAATAATGATTTCTTTGCAAAAACTATGCTTACtgaatattttgttatgaatCGTGTAAAGGTAAACAGTAGACAATTATTATATAGGGAGTTTCCTGCACATTATGTTTGGTCCTCCCAATTTAAAACTTGGAATATACGCAAACGGTGTGATGTTGTTGGTAGAATTGTAAATGTGAATCCATTTGATCATGAGAGGTATTATCTAAGATTATTATTAAATCATGTTAGGGGAGCCACATCTTTTGATGATCTTAAATGTGTAAATGGTGTTCAATGCTTATCATATCGTGATGCAGCTTTGTTGCATGGTCTATTAGAATCTGATAATGGTTTTGAGTTATGCTTGGAGGAAGCGTCTTTGTACCAAATGCCTTATAGTTTACGAAGGTTGTTTGCTACTTTATTAGTATATTGTAGTCCAAGTAATCCGAGAGATTTATGGATTAAATATGAGAAAGCATTATctgatgattttaaatatttaaattatagtgATAGAGTTAAAAGATCAAAAGTTTTAGGACATATTAACATTATCCTGGAATCAATGGGAAAAACTTTAGCTGATTATGATCTtttggaatttgacattgatgacaATGATATTCATGATGATAATAGAGAAATTAGTGAGCAATTATCGATTGTTATAAATGATGATGATATTGCATGTGCACAGTCTTtaaatattgaacaaaaatatgcaTACGAACAAATATTAGATAAAGTGTTCTCTAAAGTACCTGGTTTGTTTTTCATTGATGGCCCTAGTGGAAGTAGAAAAACTTTCTTATATAAAACAATTCTTGCTGCTGTTAGATCAAAAGGTTTAATTGCCCTTGCTACAGCATATTCAGGAGTTGCAGCTTCCATTTTACCTGGTGGAAGAACAGCTCATTCCAGGTTTAAAATTCCTTTAGTGATGGAAGAACATAATACATGTCATGTTAGTAAACAATCAGGATTAGCGAAATTTATGAAAGATGCAAGTTTAATAGTATGGGATGAAGCTCCGATGGTAAAAAAGGAAGCAATTGAATCATTAGATAAGATGTTACAAGAT